One Jeotgalibaca porci genomic region harbors:
- the lgt gene encoding prolipoprotein diacylglyceryl transferase, producing MKQLLAAIDPIAIKLGGFEVAWYGVIIGVGILLAMYLASSEGDRKGMPQDFILDLAFWTVPIAILGARAYYVLFELGYYLENPGQIFQIWNGGLAIYGALLTGALVVYFFTKKKNVPVMLTLDVLAPGVLIAQSLGRWGNFINQEAHGAAVTREFLEGLFLPEFIINQMNIKGTYYHPTFLYESLWSLIGFALIVYLRRRPNLLREGEVFFSYIIWYAFGRFFIEGMRTDSLYLFANIRVSQLLSIILIAGAIAAWAYRRYNHYPKDSFYTDINLGMNTTKE from the coding sequence ATGAAGCAATTATTAGCAGCTATTGACCCTATAGCAATAAAGCTCGGTGGTTTTGAAGTAGCGTGGTACGGAGTGATAATCGGGGTTGGTATCTTGCTTGCGATGTATCTTGCCTCCAGTGAAGGCGATCGAAAAGGAATGCCGCAAGATTTTATCTTAGACTTGGCATTTTGGACGGTTCCCATCGCTATCTTGGGTGCACGTGCCTATTACGTTTTGTTTGAACTGGGTTACTATTTAGAAAATCCCGGCCAAATTTTTCAAATCTGGAATGGCGGCCTGGCTATTTATGGCGCATTACTAACCGGCGCTCTGGTGGTTTACTTTTTTACGAAAAAGAAAAACGTACCGGTGATGCTGACACTTGATGTGTTGGCACCTGGCGTGTTGATTGCACAATCATTGGGACGTTGGGGCAACTTTATCAACCAGGAAGCTCATGGTGCTGCTGTAACACGAGAATTCTTAGAAGGCTTGTTTTTACCAGAATTTATTATTAATCAAATGAATATCAAAGGAACGTATTATCATCCTACGTTTCTCTATGAATCACTGTGGTCCTTGATAGGATTTGCGCTTATTGTATACTTACGCAGAAGACCAAACTTACTGCGTGAAGGTGAAGTATTCTTCAGCTATATCATTTGGTATGCATTCGGTCGTTTCTTTATCGAAGGCATGCGGACTGACAGTTTGTACTTATTTGCAAATATTCGTGTTTCACAATTGCTTTCAATTATATTAATTGCCGGAGCAATTGCTGCATGGGCATATCGCAGATACAACCACTATCCTAAAGATTCGTTTTATACAGATATTAATTTAGGAATGAACACGACTAAGGAGTAA
- a CDS encoding phage holin family protein, producing MGFWQKIGVNTLVFLALAFFLPGFTVASGWTAMAASLVLALVNIFVKPILHIFSFPITLMTLGLFSFIINALMLSLTATLVGPGFHFNSFGTALLVSLILSLVQSSLENKK from the coding sequence ATGGGATTTTGGCAGAAAATAGGAGTGAACACACTTGTGTTTTTGGCTCTGGCCTTTTTCTTGCCGGGATTCACAGTTGCGAGTGGTTGGACGGCAATGGCAGCGAGCTTAGTACTAGCATTGGTTAACATTTTCGTGAAGCCAATCCTACACATTTTTTCGTTCCCAATCACATTGATGACATTAGGCTTATTCAGTTTTATCATTAATGCGCTTATGTTGTCGCTGACAGCAACCTTGGTAGGACCAGGGTTTCATTTCAACTCATTTGGGACAGCGCTACTCGTATCATTAATCCTGTCACTTGTACAAAGTTCACTAGAAAATAAAAAATAA
- a CDS encoding NAD(P)H-dependent glycerol-3-phosphate dehydrogenase, translating into MTKIAVLGAGSWGTALAMVLSENGHHVNIWGNMPERIEEINQKHTNEHYLPGVKLAESIIGYTDLEEALKDVSFILLVVPTSAIRSVTKQINALLDDKQKPIIIHASKGLEQVSHKRISVIIDEEMAVEKHSGIVVLSGPSHAEEVAKRDITTITAASSSEIASQAVQRIFSNNYFRVYTNSDVVGVELGAALKNIIAVGAGALVGLGYGDNAKAALITRGLAEISRLGMAFGADPLTFIGLSGVGDLIVTATSVHSRNWRAGNLIGKGLPLEEILENMGMVVEGVATTKAAYELAQEKGIDMPITAAIYRVLFENARVDEVVEELMLRDRKAEHSTSKMTAEEE; encoded by the coding sequence ATGACTAAAATTGCAGTACTAGGGGCCGGTTCCTGGGGGACAGCTCTCGCGATGGTTTTGAGCGAGAACGGCCATCATGTTAATATTTGGGGCAATATGCCTGAACGGATTGAGGAGATCAATCAAAAACATACAAATGAACATTACTTGCCAGGTGTGAAACTGGCTGAATCAATCATCGGTTACACAGATTTAGAGGAAGCATTAAAGGATGTATCCTTCATTTTATTGGTCGTACCGACGAGCGCGATTCGTTCCGTGACTAAGCAAATCAATGCTCTATTAGACGATAAACAAAAACCGATTATTATCCATGCGAGTAAAGGTTTGGAGCAAGTTTCGCATAAGCGTATCTCAGTTATTATTGACGAAGAGATGGCTGTTGAAAAACACAGTGGGATTGTGGTTCTATCCGGTCCGAGTCACGCTGAAGAAGTAGCGAAACGTGATATTACAACGATTACCGCTGCTTCTTCGTCCGAAATAGCGAGTCAAGCGGTGCAACGTATTTTCAGTAATAACTATTTCCGTGTTTATACGAATAGTGATGTTGTCGGCGTTGAATTAGGTGCTGCTTTGAAAAATATTATCGCTGTGGGAGCGGGAGCTTTAGTAGGGCTAGGATATGGTGATAATGCCAAAGCAGCGCTAATTACCCGTGGTTTAGCCGAAATCAGCCGTCTGGGTATGGCATTTGGAGCGGACCCCTTAACATTTATCGGGCTGAGCGGTGTTGGTGATTTAATCGTAACCGCGACAAGTGTCCATTCAAGAAACTGGCGTGCCGGTAACTTGATTGGTAAAGGTCTGCCACTTGAAGAAATTTTAGAAAATATGGGAATGGTCGTCGAAGGTGTCGCGACTACGAAAGCTGCTTATGAATTAGCACAGGAAAAAGGCATTGATATGCCAATTACAGCCGCAATTTACCGTGTGTTATTTGAAAATGCGCGTGTAGATGAAGTGGTCGAAGAATTGATGCTGAGAGATCGCAAAGCAGAACATAGTACATCTAAAATGACAGCGGAGGAAGAGTAG
- the galU gene encoding UTP--glucose-1-phosphate uridylyltransferase GalU, whose product MKKVKKAVIPAAGFGTRFLPATKAMAKEMLPIVDKPTIQFIVEEAIESGIEDILIVTGKSKRPIEDHFDSNIELETNLRDKGKDDLLKLVQETTGIRIHFVRQSYPLGLGHAVLQAKAFVGDEPFVVMLGDDLMKDEVPLTRQLIEGYERTYASTIAVMEVPHEETSKYGIIDPDNQLEEGLLNVRRFVEKPKPEDAPSNYAIIGRYLLTPEIFEILENQEAGAGGEIQLTDAIDTLNKTQRVFAKNFKGQRFDVGDKFGFLATSITYGLQHPEMKDKLKDYIIALGESLEQTEK is encoded by the coding sequence GTGAAAAAAGTTAAAAAGGCAGTTATCCCGGCAGCGGGATTTGGAACACGTTTTTTACCTGCAACAAAAGCAATGGCAAAAGAAATGTTGCCAATTGTTGATAAACCAACCATCCAATTCATTGTAGAAGAAGCAATTGAATCAGGGATCGAGGATATTTTAATTGTTACCGGAAAAAGTAAGCGTCCGATCGAAGACCATTTTGACTCCAATATTGAATTGGAAACAAACTTGCGTGACAAAGGCAAAGACGATTTGTTGAAGCTTGTGCAAGAAACAACCGGTATTCGGATTCATTTCGTTCGTCAATCGTACCCATTGGGCTTGGGTCATGCCGTTTTACAAGCCAAAGCATTCGTTGGCGACGAGCCATTTGTGGTTATGTTGGGCGACGATTTGATGAAAGATGAAGTGCCGTTGACACGTCAACTGATAGAAGGATACGAACGCACCTATGCTTCTACAATCGCTGTTATGGAAGTGCCACACGAAGAAACATCCAAGTACGGCATTATCGATCCTGATAACCAATTGGAAGAAGGCCTATTGAATGTGCGCCGTTTTGTTGAGAAACCTAAACCAGAAGACGCACCAAGTAACTACGCGATTATTGGGCGTTACCTCCTAACTCCGGAGATTTTCGAAATTCTTGAAAATCAAGAAGCAGGAGCAGGCGGCGAAATCCAGTTGACTGATGCAATCGATACGTTGAATAAAACACAACGCGTATTTGCGAAAAACTTCAAAGGACAACGTTTCGACGTTGGTGACAAGTTTGGTTTCTTGGCAACAAGTATTACTTACGGACTACAACACCCAGAAATGAAAGATAAATTAAAAGATTATATTATCGCGTTGGGCGAAAGTTTGGAACAAACAGAAAAATAG
- the liaX gene encoding daptomycin-sensing surface protein LiaX, with amino-acid sequence MNERERILALVKQGIISTDEAIELLENTAKKQVEEAQKNETKEPFVEAEKAEPTAEEVQAAADKKDKENFEKILESLASEISYFSSKVDEKTEALQILRRQISAKEERRQAIATHEELGTMTPELQMEVVRLEEELEGLRSQEQALREEKRKMEEQMRTLKKEQLETNVKSFGEKFGNKDEWKETATDLGSKLSHLGTQFSQFVNATVSSIAENLEWKEVDFNVNIPGIVSNKFKHEFNYENTTATILDFQLANGNIHFKQWDKNDMRVEADIKIYAKYEEETPLAAFEARSTITIDEDQLTFHVPNKRVRCDLTVYLPAREYDYLAIKVLNGNVTVNDFKGKDVYLKSTNGNMNFAHVDATMLELDGGNGKITVRDSHLVDIIAKLINGDITLNSHVSSSQLSIINGNIRITHTDMDVQRIEASSVNGTVKLAIPAEKSVELDAHSSLGSIKNRMGNVEVIQQRDEKTNKHLQFRRVVDTTPVMVELKTTNGSILMKDTDAK; translated from the coding sequence ATGAATGAAAGAGAACGTATTTTAGCGCTAGTTAAACAAGGGATTATTTCTACCGATGAAGCAATCGAACTTTTAGAAAATACTGCTAAAAAACAAGTCGAAGAAGCACAAAAGAACGAGACAAAAGAACCGTTCGTAGAAGCTGAAAAAGCGGAACCGACGGCTGAAGAAGTTCAAGCAGCTGCTGACAAGAAAGATAAAGAAAACTTTGAGAAAATCCTCGAATCACTAGCGAGTGAAATTTCTTATTTCTCATCAAAAGTTGACGAGAAAACAGAAGCGTTACAAATTTTACGTCGTCAAATTAGCGCGAAAGAAGAACGCAGACAAGCGATTGCAACTCATGAAGAATTGGGTACAATGACGCCTGAATTACAGATGGAAGTTGTACGTCTGGAAGAAGAACTCGAAGGATTACGTTCGCAAGAGCAAGCTTTACGTGAAGAAAAACGTAAAATGGAAGAACAAATGCGAACGTTGAAAAAAGAACAATTAGAAACAAATGTAAAATCATTTGGCGAAAAGTTTGGTAACAAAGACGAGTGGAAAGAAACAGCAACTGATCTAGGCAGCAAATTAAGTCATTTGGGTACCCAGTTCAGTCAATTTGTAAATGCTACGGTAAGCAGTATTGCAGAGAACCTTGAATGGAAAGAAGTCGACTTCAACGTAAACATTCCGGGTATCGTCTCCAATAAGTTCAAACATGAATTCAACTACGAAAATACAACAGCAACTATTCTCGACTTCCAATTAGCGAATGGAAATATCCATTTCAAACAATGGGATAAAAATGATATGCGCGTAGAAGCAGATATTAAAATTTATGCGAAGTATGAAGAGGAAACACCTTTGGCTGCATTTGAAGCTCGCAGTACAATTACGATTGATGAAGATCAATTGACGTTCCACGTACCAAATAAACGGGTTCGTTGTGATTTGACAGTTTACCTTCCAGCACGCGAGTACGACTACTTAGCAATTAAAGTGTTAAACGGGAACGTAACGGTTAATGATTTCAAAGGAAAAGATGTGTATTTGAAATCAACAAACGGGAATATGAACTTCGCACATGTTGACGCGACTATGTTGGAATTAGATGGCGGCAATGGTAAAATTACTGTTAGAGATAGCCATTTAGTGGATATTATTGCGAAATTAATTAATGGAGATATCACTCTGAACAGCCACGTGTCTAGTTCGCAACTCTCTATTATTAATGGAAATATTCGCATCACACATACAGACATGGACGTGCAACGGATCGAAGCATCCTCAGTCAACGGTACAGTTAAACTGGCTATTCCAGCAGAGAAAAGTGTCGAATTGGATGCGCACAGTTCGTTAGGAAGCATCAAAAATCGTATGGGAAATGTTGAAGTTATTCAACAACGCGATGAAAAAACGAATAAACATTTACAATTTAGAAGAGTAGTTGACACTACCCCAGTTATGGTAGAATTAAAAACAACAAATGGAAGCATCTTAATGAAAGACACGGATGCAAAATAA
- the hprK gene encoding HPr(Ser) kinase/phosphatase: MANSVTIRELVKATTFKVIVGEEFLNKEVTSTEIHRPGVELTGYFNFYPSWRVQLMGQTETSFLARMSPEERLVIMRRLCQTETPCFIVARRIEPPVELIKACQEAGIPLLQATLKTTRVSSNVTNFLESRLAERISMHGVLVDVFGMGVMITGDSGVGKSETALELIQKGHRLVADDRIDLYQHDDDTLMGEAPSILRHLIEIRGIGIMDVMTLFGAGAVKQSNEVNLIVNLELWTKEKKFERLGSDEELVTILDVQIPKISVPVKTGRNLAIIVEMAAMNYRAKTMGYNAVETFERNLENLIKENSRKEL; this comes from the coding sequence ATGGCGAATAGTGTAACCATTAGAGAACTGGTTAAAGCGACAACGTTTAAAGTGATCGTGGGCGAAGAGTTTTTAAATAAAGAAGTAACCTCTACAGAAATACATCGGCCTGGTGTAGAACTGACAGGGTATTTTAATTTCTATCCATCTTGGCGGGTACAATTGATGGGACAAACAGAAACGTCATTCTTGGCGCGCATGTCACCGGAAGAGCGTCTCGTTATCATGCGTCGTTTATGTCAAACAGAAACACCTTGTTTTATCGTGGCGCGTCGAATAGAGCCACCGGTTGAATTAATCAAGGCTTGTCAAGAAGCAGGTATCCCGCTTTTACAAGCGACATTGAAAACAACACGTGTTTCTAGTAATGTGACAAACTTTTTAGAAAGTCGTTTAGCAGAACGTATTTCCATGCACGGCGTATTGGTAGATGTTTTTGGTATGGGTGTCATGATTACAGGTGATTCTGGAGTAGGTAAATCCGAGACAGCCTTGGAACTTATTCAAAAGGGCCACCGTCTTGTGGCGGATGACCGTATTGACCTGTATCAACACGATGACGACACGTTGATGGGAGAAGCTCCTTCGATTCTTCGTCACCTGATTGAAATCCGTGGTATCGGTATTATGGATGTCATGACGTTGTTTGGAGCGGGTGCCGTTAAACAATCCAACGAAGTGAATTTAATTGTGAATCTGGAACTTTGGACAAAAGAGAAGAAATTCGAACGCTTGGGCAGTGATGAAGAATTAGTTACGATTTTAGATGTCCAAATTCCAAAAATCAGTGTTCCGGTTAAAACAGGACGTAACTTGGCGATTATTGTCGAAATGGCAGCGATGAATTATCGTGCGAAGACAATGGGCTACAATGCGGTTGAAACATTTGAACGTAACTTGGAGAACTTAATTAAAGAGAACTCCCGTAAAGAACTCTAA
- the trxB gene encoding thioredoxin-disulfide reductase — MEQTEKIYDVVIIGAGPGGMTAALYASRSNLKTLILERGVPGGELINTAEVENYPGYDSILGPELADKMYNSSMRFGAEHTYGDVKGIKQEGHYHIIEAGKKTYKTKSVIIATGSQHRKLNVPGEEEYAGRGVSYCAVCDGAFFRNKELVVVGGGDSAVEEGTYLTQFANVDIVHRRDELRAQKILQDRAFKNEKVDFVWDTVVEGIEGDGTKVTGVAVKNMKTGEVDVHAADGVFVYVGILPQTDAFVDLDITDEEGWILTNEYMETTVPGIFAVGDVRKKSLRQITTAVGDGAEAGNRAFTYVEAWNEANETK, encoded by the coding sequence ATGGAACAAACAGAAAAAATTTACGATGTTGTCATCATCGGGGCAGGGCCTGGTGGGATGACAGCAGCACTGTATGCATCTCGTTCGAACTTAAAGACGCTTATTTTAGAAAGAGGCGTTCCAGGAGGAGAATTAATTAATACAGCGGAAGTAGAAAACTATCCAGGTTATGACTCCATTTTGGGACCAGAATTAGCGGATAAAATGTATAATAGTTCAATGCGCTTTGGTGCTGAACATACTTATGGCGATGTAAAAGGTATCAAACAAGAGGGCCATTACCATATTATTGAAGCGGGTAAAAAAACATACAAAACGAAGTCCGTTATTATTGCGACTGGCTCGCAACACCGGAAGTTAAATGTACCGGGCGAGGAAGAGTACGCCGGACGTGGCGTTTCCTACTGTGCAGTATGTGATGGGGCATTCTTCCGTAATAAAGAATTAGTTGTTGTTGGTGGCGGGGATTCTGCCGTTGAAGAAGGTACTTATTTAACACAATTCGCGAATGTTGATATTGTTCACCGTCGTGATGAATTGCGTGCTCAGAAAATCTTGCAAGACCGTGCCTTTAAGAACGAAAAAGTTGATTTCGTTTGGGATACGGTTGTTGAAGGAATTGAAGGAGACGGCACTAAAGTAACCGGAGTTGCTGTGAAGAACATGAAGACCGGCGAAGTAGATGTACACGCAGCGGACGGTGTGTTCGTATATGTGGGTATCTTGCCACAAACAGATGCGTTTGTTGATTTGGATATTACCGACGAAGAAGGCTGGATTTTGACCAACGAATACATGGAGACAACTGTACCGGGAATTTTTGCAGTTGGTGACGTGCGTAAAAAATCATTACGTCAAATTACGACAGCTGTCGGCGACGGTGCTGAAGCTGGTAATCGTGCCTTCACCTATGTGGAAGCTTGGAACGAAGCAAACGAAACGAAATAA
- a CDS encoding amino acid ABC transporter permease, protein MLFFELLVDHFPSFMDAMWQTVQITLFSLFFGLILGIVFGLMKVSRNKFLQSLSNAYIWIIRGTPLLVQIYFVYFGIPMATGMKLTEWQAGIITMSLNAGAYIAEIVRGGIESIDPGQMEAARSLGLPYNKSMAKVVLPQALRTMLPSLINQFIITLKDTSLLSVIGVRELTMNGKIITANNMETIRMWSIVAIYYLIVISILTIIANKVEEKVSKSKR, encoded by the coding sequence ATGTTATTTTTTGAATTATTGGTTGATCATTTTCCATCCTTTATGGATGCCATGTGGCAAACGGTTCAAATAACGCTATTTTCTTTATTTTTCGGTCTCATTCTAGGTATTGTCTTTGGATTGATGAAAGTATCTCGGAATAAATTTTTACAGTCTCTGTCTAATGCATACATTTGGATTATTCGTGGGACACCTTTATTGGTACAAATTTACTTTGTGTATTTTGGTATCCCAATGGCAACAGGAATGAAATTAACCGAATGGCAAGCAGGAATTATTACGATGAGCCTGAATGCGGGAGCGTACATTGCCGAAATCGTCCGTGGTGGGATTGAATCTATTGATCCTGGTCAAATGGAAGCTGCACGGAGCTTAGGACTTCCGTATAATAAATCTATGGCGAAAGTCGTGTTGCCGCAAGCATTGCGGACAATGTTGCCGTCATTAATCAACCAGTTCATTATTACGTTGAAAGACACCTCATTATTATCCGTTATTGGTGTGCGTGAATTGACGATGAACGGAAAGATTATTACCGCCAACAATATGGAAACCATCCGAATGTGGTCTATTGTTGCGATTTATTATTTAATCGTTATTTCAATTTTGACTATTATTGCGAATAAAGTTGAAGAGAAAGTTTCTAAAAGTAAGAGATAA
- a CDS encoding PspC domain-containing protein produces the protein MKKLTKSARDRQVSGVLGGLAEYFGIDSTIVRIVFLIFAFAGVGSPIFLYFLLALLMPEPDRSNRDQEWYAKRGKSTTRRAPKEVKPLPKEDKDTDDWSDF, from the coding sequence ATGAAAAAATTAACGAAATCAGCAAGAGATAGACAAGTCAGTGGTGTATTAGGCGGACTTGCAGAATACTTCGGCATTGACTCTACAATTGTTCGTATTGTTTTCTTGATTTTCGCTTTTGCAGGAGTCGGTTCACCAATCTTCCTATATTTCTTGTTGGCATTATTAATGCCGGAACCCGATAGAAGCAATCGCGATCAAGAATGGTATGCGAAACGTGGGAAATCGACAACGCGTCGTGCACCCAAAGAAGTAAAACCTTTACCAAAAGAAGATAAAGATACGGATGACTGGAGTGACTTTTAA